In Candidatus Aegiribacteria sp., a single window of DNA contains:
- a CDS encoding dihydroorotate dehydrogenase electron transfer subunit: MGEKSSGLDRDVAVTSKEEFLPGVFRMCLETGEDFSAQSEPGQFIQIEVSPDPFPVTRRPFTISRTYNSSIEIVFETVGRGTTILSEVETGSAVRVLGPLGSGYKLNNGGWLLVGGGLGAAGFPGLVSLVDCRLLLLGASTEDKLLPVPGVSLLSITEDGSSGRKGLVTDLLESVQWDSVNNIAVCGPVAMMKAVIQKIPGEFISATQISAEARMGCGWGACEGCSIPKAGGGYLKCCTDGPVFPADSIDWERWVDGVVS, translated from the coding sequence GTGGGGGAGAAGAGTAGCGGGTTGGACAGAGATGTTGCTGTTACCTCAAAGGAGGAGTTCCTTCCGGGCGTATTCAGAATGTGTCTGGAAACCGGAGAGGATTTCTCAGCGCAATCAGAACCCGGACAGTTCATTCAGATTGAGGTTTCTCCCGATCCATTTCCGGTGACCAGAAGACCGTTCACAATCAGCAGAACGTACAATTCTTCAATTGAAATCGTTTTTGAAACTGTAGGCCGAGGAACTACAATACTTTCAGAGGTAGAAACAGGTTCAGCAGTAAGAGTCCTCGGACCTCTTGGCTCCGGTTATAAACTGAATAACGGCGGCTGGCTTCTTGTCGGCGGCGGATTAGGTGCTGCCGGATTCCCCGGCCTTGTTTCATTAGTTGATTGCAGGCTTCTGCTGCTTGGAGCCTCTACAGAAGACAAACTGCTGCCGGTTCCAGGAGTTTCATTATTGAGCATCACAGAAGACGGATCGAGCGGCAGGAAAGGACTGGTGACAGATTTACTTGAATCCGTTCAATGGGACTCTGTCAACAATATTGCCGTATGCGGACCGGTTGCCATGATGAAAGCTGTCATTCAGAAAATTCCAGGTGAATTCATTTCCGCTACACAAATTTCAGCGGAAGCCAGGATGGGTTGCGGTTGGGGAGCATGTGAGGGTTGTTCAATACCGAAAGCGGGCGGAGGATACCTCAAATGCTGCACCGACGGCCCTGTATTTCCTGCTGATTCTATCGATTGGGAACGATGGGTAGATGGGGTCGTATCTTGA
- a CDS encoding class II fructose-bisphosphate aldolase — MINAVEYNKFLNLRPLNVTKAFPASRFALVSMKDIAAVAVEKNAIVMAANIRNPLSALGILRAAKKVDSFVLLELAKSEAGYTGVNFRNLPWFALQFSSSIEDNTVFGLHMDHYAIKSDSDRDEAVITVPDAISRGWTSVAVDASHNPDYENLIFTRDLAMHIQPYIGLEVEVGEIKGAGVLTTVEEAEYFIGGLNSWGIFPDFLAISNGSKHGTYDSSKGEGEGIDLIRTREIANAISQYDCKIAQHGISGTPLDKVGHFKEYGINKGNVGTLWQNILFGLEIDPDSGNAVIENGSFVKRSDKGIPTELWDEIVSWADAWGYPRNSGDYKKANLPFHYRIMSLPYIYRDRILEETEKWALKFFEAFNSTGTGTAVIDRILQRDDWNSVPERFITAVRKNYSASLAPDAAPDGGSGKELDTTGEDFSD, encoded by the coding sequence ATGATTAATGCGGTGGAGTACAACAAGTTCCTAAATTTAAGACCTTTGAATGTAACAAAAGCGTTTCCTGCGAGCAGGTTTGCTCTTGTGAGTATGAAGGACATAGCTGCGGTTGCTGTTGAAAAAAATGCCATTGTCATGGCTGCTAATATTCGCAATCCCCTGAGTGCCCTGGGAATTCTTCGGGCCGCGAAAAAAGTCGACTCTTTTGTTTTACTCGAACTGGCAAAATCAGAAGCTGGTTATACGGGAGTGAATTTCAGGAATCTTCCCTGGTTCGCGTTACAGTTCTCAAGTTCAATTGAAGATAATACCGTTTTCGGTCTGCATATGGACCATTATGCGATAAAATCAGACAGTGACAGAGATGAAGCCGTCATAACTGTTCCAGATGCCATTTCAAGGGGCTGGACTTCGGTGGCTGTTGACGCATCACATAACCCCGACTACGAGAATCTGATCTTCACTCGTGATCTCGCTATGCACATCCAGCCATATATCGGTCTTGAAGTTGAAGTCGGTGAAATAAAGGGGGCCGGGGTTCTCACAACCGTAGAGGAAGCGGAGTATTTCATAGGAGGTCTTAACAGCTGGGGAATATTCCCGGATTTCCTCGCGATCTCAAATGGGTCCAAACATGGTACTTACGATTCTTCCAAGGGTGAAGGCGAGGGAATCGACCTGATAAGAACCAGAGAAATTGCGAATGCAATATCACAGTACGATTGTAAGATAGCGCAGCATGGTATCAGTGGAACACCTCTCGATAAAGTCGGGCATTTCAAAGAGTATGGTATAAATAAAGGTAATGTAGGAACTCTCTGGCAGAATATCCTGTTCGGCCTGGAAATCGATCCTGACAGCGGCAACGCTGTGATTGAAAATGGATCGTTTGTGAAGCGCTCCGATAAAGGAATTCCGACAGAATTATGGGACGAGATAGTATCCTGGGCTGATGCCTGGGGATATCCCCGCAACTCCGGAGATTACAAAAAAGCAAACCTTCCGTTCCACTACAGGATAATGAGTCTGCCGTACATATACAGAGATCGTATTCTGGAGGAAACCGAGAAATGGGCGCTCAAGTTCTTCGAAGCATTCAACTCTACTGGAACCGGAACCGCAGTTATTGATAGAATCCTTCAGAGAGATGATTGGAACTCTGTTCCCGAACGTTTTATAACTGCGGTCAGAAAAAATTACTCCGCGTCCCTCGCGCCTGATGCCGCGCCTGATGGCGGGAGCGGGAAAGAACTTGATACAACCGGGGAGGACTTCTCCGACTGA
- a CDS encoding Trk family potassium uptake protein: MDNRFVGSDSVRLFLSLCVFAVLIALFGLSLRSPDILLAADILIIIISMIFLAGIVLPDGVSSFKDRFTDEKWLLLFSFLYIIAILIVAIQTIHHGVLPAGLALAIKISLIYSTLCSVRVLLAYLGSWALDHLSPAAILPVSFAIVIAFGTAMLLLPNATPSGSSIGVIDAAFTSTSATCVTGLIVRDTATDFTVFGQTIILILIQVGGLGIMTFVAFFALFLGHNAGLRESASLVQVMDSDFINDLKRIMGSIIGWTLTIESAGAFILYLIWDGQPVGWTMNFKIWQSIFHSISAFCNAGFSLNPTLADTSSGYFSNPTNLEAFAHVPGIAITIGSLIALGGIGFLILTSLGAHILHRMKTGTSMRMSVQVKLVLWITIILIVVGFGIFLGFEWNNSLAGMNFSQKISNAFLGSITPRTAGFNTVPTSTLMPAMQWFIIALMFIGASPGGTGGGVKTSTVGVIFMSFMSLIRRKPSTEIWNRSISPHDINRMAAVLLLGGMVFTISAGLLLISEQNSTQEFGPFDYIFEAMSAFGTVGLSTGVTSGLTWIGKVIIILTMFVGRIGPATLAAATGRKHVMLYKYPETRITIG; this comes from the coding sequence TTGGATAACAGATTTGTTGGAAGTGATTCAGTTCGACTGTTTCTTTCTTTATGTGTATTTGCTGTCCTTATTGCACTATTCGGACTGTCTCTCCGGTCACCGGATATCCTTCTCGCAGCTGATATTCTGATTATCATTATATCCATGATATTCCTTGCGGGTATAGTGCTGCCTGATGGAGTTTCTTCATTCAAGGACAGATTCACCGACGAAAAATGGCTTCTTCTCTTCTCTTTCCTCTACATCATTGCGATCCTGATCGTCGCAATCCAAACAATACATCACGGAGTACTACCCGCTGGATTAGCTCTTGCTATAAAAATATCCCTTATATACAGCACTCTCTGTTCCGTGAGAGTACTCCTTGCGTATTTGGGATCCTGGGCTCTGGATCATCTCTCTCCTGCTGCTATTCTTCCGGTTTCATTTGCAATTGTTATTGCTTTTGGAACAGCAATGCTGCTTCTCCCAAACGCGACTCCTTCCGGCAGCAGTATCGGAGTGATCGATGCGGCTTTCACATCTACATCGGCAACATGTGTAACGGGACTTATAGTGAGGGATACAGCAACGGATTTCACCGTTTTCGGGCAGACTATAATTCTGATTCTTATCCAGGTTGGCGGTCTTGGAATTATGACATTTGTAGCCTTCTTCGCGCTGTTTCTAGGGCACAATGCAGGTCTCAGGGAATCAGCATCACTTGTTCAGGTGATGGATAGTGACTTTATAAATGATCTTAAAAGGATAATGGGTTCTATTATCGGCTGGACACTGACAATAGAAAGTGCAGGAGCTTTCATACTCTACCTGATATGGGATGGTCAGCCTGTCGGATGGACGATGAACTTCAAGATCTGGCAATCGATCTTTCACAGTATTTCCGCATTCTGCAATGCGGGTTTCAGTCTGAATCCCACTCTTGCAGATACTTCATCCGGCTATTTCAGTAATCCAACCAATCTGGAAGCTTTCGCACATGTACCTGGAATCGCTATAACCATTGGCAGCTTAATCGCACTTGGAGGAATCGGTTTCCTGATTTTAACCTCTCTGGGAGCACATATCCTTCACAGAATGAAAACGGGAACCAGTATGCGAATGTCTGTACAGGTAAAACTCGTTCTCTGGATTACGATAATACTCATAGTAGTCGGCTTTGGAATATTCCTTGGGTTCGAGTGGAACAATTCTCTTGCCGGAATGAATTTTTCTCAGAAGATCTCAAATGCTTTTCTCGGTTCCATAACGCCGCGAACAGCAGGATTCAATACCGTTCCCACGTCCACTCTGATGCCAGCAATGCAATGGTTCATTATAGCATTGATGTTCATAGGTGCGTCTCCGGGTGGAACAGGTGGTGGCGTAAAAACCAGCACAGTCGGTGTGATATTTATGAGTTTCATGTCTCTCATTCGAAGGAAACCATCCACGGAGATCTGGAACCGAAGCATTTCCCCTCATGATATCAACCGTATGGCTGCTGTACTCCTTCTCGGAGGAATGGTTTTCACAATTTCAGCAGGGCTTCTGCTCATCTCCGAACAGAATTCCACACAGGAATTCGGACCATTTGACTATATCTTCGAAGCGATGAGCGCTTTCGGCACTGTAGGTCTATCCACCGGAGTTACTTCAGGTTTGACCTGGATAGGAAAGGTAATAATCATTCTTACAATGTTTGTGGGAAGAATTG
- a CDS encoding dihydroorotase, producing MNTDFHGDILIGNGRIEAVDPGLPVELDAIPINADGKWVFPGLVDMHVHLRVPGGEDSETIETGLKAAIAGGITTVGAMPNTTPPIDSPQIVSDMISAASSLNLARCIPVPCVTRGRAGECLVDFHKLHEAGATAFSDDGGPVHDSGLLLQAMETVSAFNGVIIEHPEVMELSGGSINQGVIAGELGVRGIPECAETVDVARCLEIANNCPGHLHLTHLSSPRSIELVRSDCFRSAEVTVDVTPHHLILDETAVLEHESMAKMNPPLRSFESRSGLLAMVKKGMVDAIASDHAPHAMLKKRKSLEDAAFGIVGLETILPLTIEALHTESGMTLLQILSLLTKGPAGILRIQEPGIAVGDKADIVLYNPDIEYSLYETGTFSKSRNTPFFRRILKGKVEAVWKGRLVYRDGQFA from the coding sequence GTGAATACTGACTTTCATGGCGATATTCTCATCGGAAATGGCAGAATCGAAGCTGTTGATCCTGGCTTGCCCGTTGAACTCGATGCCATACCGATAAACGCTGACGGTAAATGGGTATTTCCCGGACTGGTGGATATGCACGTACATCTCCGTGTTCCCGGTGGTGAGGATTCTGAAACTATTGAAACAGGTCTGAAGGCAGCGATTGCCGGAGGTATAACCACCGTAGGTGCTATGCCGAATACAACTCCACCCATCGATTCTCCTCAAATTGTATCGGATATGATATCTGCGGCTTCGAGTCTGAATCTTGCCCGCTGCATACCTGTTCCATGCGTTACCAGGGGTAGAGCTGGAGAATGTCTCGTCGATTTTCATAAGCTGCATGAAGCCGGAGCCACAGCATTCTCAGATGATGGTGGCCCGGTCCATGATTCCGGATTACTGCTTCAGGCAATGGAAACTGTCTCTGCGTTCAACGGCGTGATTATCGAACATCCTGAGGTTATGGAGTTATCAGGAGGTTCAATTAATCAGGGAGTAATTGCCGGGGAGCTTGGTGTAAGGGGAATCCCGGAGTGTGCCGAGACAGTAGATGTTGCCAGATGCCTTGAAATCGCAAACAATTGTCCGGGGCATCTTCATTTGACTCATCTGTCATCACCAAGGAGTATTGAACTGGTCAGATCTGATTGTTTCAGGTCAGCAGAAGTCACAGTTGATGTCACACCACACCACCTGATTCTTGATGAAACCGCTGTTCTTGAGCATGAATCAATGGCAAAGATGAATCCGCCGCTCAGAAGTTTTGAAAGCCGCTCCGGACTGCTAGCCATGGTGAAGAAAGGCATGGTGGACGCAATTGCTTCAGACCATGCCCCACACGCTATGCTCAAGAAGCGGAAATCACTGGAGGATGCAGCTTTTGGGATTGTCGGACTGGAAACTATCCTGCCTTTAACGATTGAGGCTCTTCATACGGAATCCGGGATGACTCTCCTTCAGATACTAAGTCTTCTGACGAAAGGACCGGCTGGAATTCTGAGGATTCAGGAACCTGGCATTGCGGTTGGGGATAAGGCGGATATCGTCCTTTACAATCCCGATATTGAATACAGTCTTTACGAAACAGGAACATTTTCAAAATCGAGGAATACACCTTTTTTCCGTAGGATATTAAAAGGCAAAGTCGAAGCTGTCTGGAAGGGGAGGCTTGTCTACCGGGATGGTCAGTTTGCATAA